A section of the Leptolyngbyaceae cyanobacterium genome encodes:
- a CDS encoding DUF6714 family protein yields the protein MWSYYAIAPNTIPNDKMSSENRYPCPCCGYKTLDAKPPGTYLICPICFWEDNEDMTDEYEYNWSSSNQVSLRQAQRNFIEFGACEQHWLNDVRAPTVDDVRDSNWEIIDVLAEKARLTLIEKINAAFKDVTLEDGVSLHQARARDDYEDEWLARQIDREVRWQEIPDSWIKTFHDVFSFMDAKGFRHAIPAYMLWCLKPNKSNTNSFWATTYYLRQNSNPLFELFNETQLQVISEFLDFIDIFPETFTALS from the coding sequence TTGTGGAGTTACTACGCGATCGCACCAAATACAATTCCCAACGATAAAATGTCTTCTGAAAACCGCTATCCTTGTCCTTGTTGTGGCTACAAAACTTTAGATGCTAAACCACCAGGTACTTATCTGATCTGCCCGATTTGTTTTTGGGAAGATAATGAGGATATGACTGATGAGTATGAGTATAACTGGAGTAGTTCTAATCAAGTTTCTCTGCGACAAGCCCAACGAAATTTTATCGAATTTGGAGCTTGCGAGCAACACTGGTTAAATGATGTGCGTGCGCCTACAGTTGATGATGTGCGAGACTCGAATTGGGAAATAATAGATGTTTTAGCCGAAAAAGCTCGATTAACCTTAATTGAAAAAATTAATGCTGCCTTCAAAGATGTAACTCTCGAAGATGGGGTTTCCTTGCATCAAGCAAGAGCTAGAGATGATTATGAAGATGAATGGCTAGCTCGGCAAATCGATCGAGAAGTTCGATGGCAGGAAATTCCGGATAGTTGGATAAAAACATTTCATGATGTCTTTTCGTTTATGGATGCCAAAGGATTTCGCCATGCTATTCCTGCTTATATGCTCTGGTGTCTCAAACCGAATAAATCTAATACAAACTCTTTTTGGGCAACAACTTACTATTTACGTCAAAATTCCAATCCTCTTTTCGAGCTATTTAATGAAACTCAACTTCAGGTAATTTCTGAGTTTCTGGATTTTATCGATATCTTTCCAGAGACATTTACAGCACTTTCCTAA